The genomic stretch ATCCACAGGGCGAGGAGGAAAGTTAAGGAGAAGGTTCTCAGGAGGCTGAGGTGTGTAGTGATCCTTCCCTGGAGGGAAATTGTGAAGGTGATGGGGGGTGTTGTGATGAAGATGACGACGAAGATAGTGATAATAGGATCAGTGTTGATGATAGCGGTAGGGACAAGTATATGGATGGTTCATCACGGTGGCAAGGAACATACATCTATAAGGGAGGTGAAGGAAGGAAGAGACGCAGGAGATGAAATTTCTTCACAAAGATCGCTCTCCGGTGGAAGAAGTCAGATTGTTGAAAACTACCCTAAAGAAGAGAGGAGCCCAATCTCTAAAGAGAAATTCCCGGAAACATCTTTGAAGTCTCTAGGTGAGGAACAGGCTCTTCTTGAACCTTCAAGACCAAGCTCTGAAGAGGAGAAAATAAGATCCCAAGTTTACGAAGAATACCAGGAGGTCATAGAGAAGATTGAAAATGCCATATCAGAGGTGGATCAGCTATTGCCAAGGTTGAAGGAGCTTGATATGGAAATCTTATCTTATGGCGGTCCTGAATCAGCGCCTCAATACCTGGTGAAACAATACGAAGAATATAGGATAAAAGCCGATAAGCTTCATGCTTTGCTTTGGGATGAGGAATTTGTTTCTCTCTTTGGAGGATGGCCTCGGTCTGAAAGCGTGGTGATGGAGTTGCACGAATACTTATCTGATGTTCCATGGTATTTAAGCCCCCGCATAGATGAGATGAAGGAGTTAGTTCGGAATAGCCCTGGTGCAAGGAGAAGTTTCATAGAAGCATATGAAAGAATTCTCAGGGAATATCCGAATACGGAACTTCCAGAGAGTATTAAGGATGTGTTAAGGGAAGCATATAGACATGAGCAGTAATCGGAATATAAGGATAATAGCAGTTATACTTATCATTGTTTCCGCTGGTATCCCTTTAATGTTAGAGGAAGGAGAATCGGATTCTGAAATCCGAAAGAGAGATCAAGCGGAATTCAAGGTAAAGGAGATAGTGGAAGCTTTGAATTTCGCGAGGAGGACGATAGAGGACGGAGAGATAAGGATAATCCTTTGGAGATCGCCGAGATCGAGCATGTCAGAAGAGGAAGCGAGAAGAGCGGTTGAAAAAAAGCGAAAGTATTGGAGCAAAGTGTTGGAGAATTCCAAAGGAGAATTAAGGAAGAACGCTGAGATGGCTATAAAATCCTTGGATAGTTACTTCAAGTTTCTCACAAAGGGTTTTCCTCTTTATGAAGAAAGGAACATAGTCTTTAAGGTGGACGAGGAAGTAAACGATGGTGATCTTCCGAATGCTTATCGCGTGAGGATACATTCCATAGATAGGCGCAGCTATGATTACCCTCCTTGGTTTGTGGAATCTCTCTACATTAAAGACACGGTCGTCGGTTATGAACATACCGCCTATCTTTGGGCAAGCTTCAGAGAAAATAGAGGGTTCGTGGAAAGAGCTCATCCTACAGACACGGATATACCGTATCATCTTATAGGACGTATGCTGCACAAGGTGGATATAGAACAGGTCAAAGATATCAGGAGATCTTCTTTGAACAGGCAAAAGCTGCTTCTAATGGAGTTAGCCCCCAAAAGATCAAAACGGAGAAAACCATTTGACATTGGTCCAAAGGAAATGGAAAGAGCTTGGATCGCCCCTGAAAAGGGATTTTCAGTTGTTCGTCTCGAACGTTATATCAAACTTGGTCCTTGGAAAAGGTTAAGAGGCGTTATCTCATGTGAGGATTTCAGGAAATATCCTGGTGGAATATGGTATCCAACCAAAGTTGAAGGGGTTACATATAACCCTCTCACAGAGCAGGAAGTGAGTCGGTTTTCCATTTTGGTGGAAGAGGCGGACTTTAACCTTGGAATACCAGTTCAGTTCTTTGATTTTACCATGAGAGATTTCATCCGGTTGGGAATTTCATTAACCAGTTGGTATGGCCAAAAGATTTCACCGTATTGATTAAATAAACAAAAACCGGACAAAAGGAGGAGAGGAAAATGAGCTACAGTAAGATTTTAGCCTTTCTGGTGGTCGGATCTATATTAGCATTTAGCTTCTTGGGATTATGGTTACAAGGAGCGAGAGCAGGTGATGTCACCAATTGCCAGGCAAGATCCGTGGATTGTAGACACCCATCTCAACCTTCTAACTGCGACGCTAGTTGCAATGTTTACTGTGACGACAAGGTAGTGTGTGATGGGCAATCAGGTGCTTGTGAGGACGCAGGCTACAAAACCTACAAAAATGGATACGAAGGGCTATTCCCAAGGTGTAACAAGAGACGATGTGATTGCACTGGTTGGGGAGGCACCTGTATCGATATGGGAGTAAGTGGGTATGACTACAGCATAATCTGCTGTGAGATACGAGAGACCAGCTGTTAGAGTGAAACTCCCTATCCTCGGGCAAGGCTTCTTGAGAGCAGGTGTGCCTAAGCGAACTTCAGCTCGCTTAGACTACACCTACCCTTTAAAATGGAGCTACTTCGCGACGATTTCAGGAAAGAGAGAAAAACAATCGCTAAGTCTAGATACCATCATCGGCGCATCCTAGCTAGTCGTTGACCGAAGCCAACCGATAAGACATACTCGCTAATTAAGATATGAAGAGCTGATGGTAATGAAAGAACTCTTTGTCTCAATTGTTATACCCGTATTTAATGAACGCGACTCCCTGGAACCTCTCATGGCACGGATAAACCATGTGTTGAAAGAGATGAAAGTTAATTACGAGGTTCTCTTCGTGGATGACGGAAGCACCGATGGTTCATTTGAAGTGCTTTGTAAGTTACGTGAGAGAAATCCAGGGGTTGGGATCATTCAGCTTCGAAGGAATTTCGGCAAATCGGCGGCTTTATCGGCGGGGTTTTGGGCAGCTCAAGCTCCGGTGATAGTCACTATGGACGCCGATCTTCAAGACAGACCTGAGGAAATCCCGAAGCTCCTCGCAAAGTTAGAAGAGGGATATGACATGGTCCTCGGATGGAGGAAAAATCGAAGGGATAAGATCTTCAAAAGATGGTCCTCGAAAGTGTTTAACAGCGTGGTTTCGGCTCTAAGTGGAGTTAAACTTCATGATATGAACACAGGGTTAAAGGCTATGAGAAGAGAAGTTGCCCAGGAGCTCACCCTTTATGGTGAGCTCCACAGATTCCTCCCCGTTCTAGCTCAGTGGGAAGGGTTCAAAGTGACGGAGGTAGAAGTTAAACATTCGCCGAGAATTTACGGACGATCAAAGTATGGCATAGGGAAGCTTATAAGAAGTGCCCTGGACTTCCTCACTGTGCTTCTTCACACCCGCTATTCACGCCGCCCTCTTCACTTCTTCGGTGGAATAGGATTGGCGATAGGCAGCGCTGGAATAGGAATCTGTCTGTATCTGTTATCGCTCCGCCTCCTTTACGGATCTATACTTCACCGTTATCCTCTCTTAATCGGCGGGGTGATGCTAGCGATAGTCGGGATGCAAATGATATCGATCGGACTTTTGGGCGAGATGATTATCAGGGAAAGGCGCCCCATTATCCCACCTATTCGCAAAACATTTCCTCCAAACCAAAATGCCTTTGCAAAGCCGAGTCAAAGGCAACCATGAGAAACCGTTATCCTTTCGTTTCAATCATCATACCAACCTTCAACTCCGGACGTTATCTAAGAAGATGTCTTAATTCCCTGCTTGCTTTGGATTACCCGAAATATGAGGTGATAGTCGTTGATGAAGGTTCAACGGATGAGACGCTGAAGATCGCTTGCTCTTTCCCGGTTCGGGTGCTCAGGAAGAGAAAGAAAAATCCCGCTGCATCCAGAAATCTGGCAGCTTCGATGGCGAAAGGGGATATTCTGGTTTTTCTTGACTCAGATTGTGAGGTCAATCCATCATGGCTGTCGTCCCTCGTTAAGGTGTTCCTCGATGGAAATGGAAAAGTTGGCATCGCCGGAGGACCGGATATAGCTCCTTCAGATCAATCCCTCTGGGGACGGTGTGTGGACTACGCTGTGACTTCCTTCGTGGGCACGGGAGGTGTTCGAAGAGGTGGAAGATGGCGACTTGCACCTTATTATCCGCGCGGCTGCAACATGGCAATCCCACGCTTCGTTTTCCAAGAAGTTGAAGGATTCGATGAAAGCTTTGACTTAGGCGAAGACACCGAGATAGCTTACCGTATCCATCGGAAGGGATATGAGATTAAATACGTTCCTGATGCTATTGTAGCTCATTGGCGTCGCGAAGGATTAAAGGCTTTTCTCACGCAAATTTGGGGTAGGGGGGTTAGTCGAGTAGCACTGGGACACAAACACCGCAGCTTGAACTGTTTAGCATATAAGATACCCTCGATTCTGTTGATAATTTTCTTGGCACTCGCTTTGGCAAGCCTGGTATCCGAAAGCGCTAGAAGGATCTTAATAACCCTAAGCATCTCGTATACTGGGGTATTAGTAGCCTCCGGGATTGATGGGGCTATTCGATTAAAGGGCGCTGGGGCGATATTTCTGATCCCAGTTATCATCACACTCCAACACTTCACCTATGGCCTTGCTTATCTCACCGCTATTCTAAAACCTTTGTTTCGAATGTTCAAAGAAACGGAAAATGAAGGGAATTATCATCGTTCTAAAACAAGCAGCGGGATACCTAATAGGAATCATCATCCTCGCTCTTCTCATAAGAAAAACGGGTGAAGGTTATTCGGAAATACGTTCATTAGTCGAACACGCGGACTATTTAGGTTTGATCGGTTCAACTTTCCTCCTTATAGGAGCTCTAATACTTCATGGATTGGGGTGGAAGTTAACGATAGAACTTGTGGGGTCAAGAATACAAATGAAAAAAGCTGTTATGATCTGGATCGTTTCTCAGATAATGCGATATTTACCCGGAAAACTTTGGATGCCTTTATGCAAGCTGTATTTGACTCAGAGGGCGGGAGTGCCTAGAAATCCGACTCTTATCGGCATAACTTTAGAATTTTCTTACCTTATCGCCTCAGGTTTAACCATCGGTGCCTGTAGTCCTTTGGGAATAAAGATCCTCTCACATTTTACATCTCTCCCTTACTTATTTTGGACCCTGCCACTTGCTTTATTACTCCTTCCACTTCTAGCGAAGAAGGTGTTTGAAGCATTTCTTTACTCCAAAGACCTCAGGCTACTCGCCGATATAAAAGCAGGAAGTTTAATAGTTCTTTTTGGCTTTTTTCTGATGCTTTGGGCTGTTCAAGGAATAGCGTTCTACTTCTTCGCTAACGCTTTATTAACCGCCGGATCGGTAGGGGTCACCTTATCAATTCCAGTTTACTCTCTATCTTGTGTGATGGGAACTCTCAGCTTCATAGCTCCGGCAGGGTTGGGAATTAGAGAAGGAATTTTAACTATCCTCCTTTCCTCCTTTATCCCGGTATCATCAGCCGCGTCCATCTCTATAGCTACTAGGATCTGGAGCATAGGGACAGAAACGATCTGTGCTGCTTTCGCATTAATTGGCATCCTTTCCTTTTTAGCGGGCAGGGAAAAGAGGATACAAGGTGCATGACTATGTCACCATTACTTTCCCGGTTAAAGATCGGGCAATCTGAGCGGCAATCGACTGAAGGAGCAGGGGCGGATCGGAGTGACGCCGGTGAGCGAGTATAAATACGGACATAACCTCTCAGAGGACGAGATCAAACTCACCCTGCCACGCAGCAGCTACGATCCACTCAAGGACAACCTGGACTTTGAAGTGAGGAGAAAACCTTAAGAATACACCCCAATAAGAGAGGTGTCCAAAAAATGGGGTTCCCTACACTTCCCGAATCACCTCCCTATTCTTAATCTCCCCTCTTCTCTCCTTTACCAACTCATGCTCAGAAGCAGTTCTACTCCCTTCTCATTCCTAGCAGAGAAGCACCTCCATCCATCCCCTCCAAACCGCCTACCGAATCTATACCATCCAGGAGCTATTGGTCCATGGATACCTCCCTTCTCTTTTTTCTTCTTTCAATCCATCTGGGGTCCGGTTTGGTCTTCCATCGATTATGCACCCATAGCCATTGATCCGGATACCTGCATATGAGCTCCTCGAGCATCCTCATCAACCGTTCGGTGTTAGCCCTTACGTCCTTCTCCATATCGCCTGAGAGCTTAAGATCGATCGGCTCGGATACGGTGATGATGTGGGTATCGTCGGGCTGGCGGATATCGGCGGAGATATGCAGGGCAGCTCCGGTCTTTATGGCAAAAGCCACCGGACCGCGGGCACAGGAGGCGAGTTGGCCGAAGAACTCCACGAAAACCCCCTCCCGTCCGGCGTTCTGATCGGCCAGCAGCCCTACCACGTAGTTCTCCCTGAGCTTCCTGAGCACATGTCTGGCCGCCCCCCGTTTGGGGATGATCTCAAGGCCGAATATCCCTCTGTGCGACTCCACAAGCTCGTCCAGCTCGGGGTTCTTCAACGGGAAAACCACCACGGCCTTCCTGGTCAGCGTCGCCCCGTAGAAAGGCGCCAAAAGCTCCCAGTTGCCCATGTGGGGAATGAAGAGTATCACACCCCTTCCCTTCTCCAGCGATCGATACAGATGTTCCATACCCGACGGCCGGATCTTGAGATAAATCCTCTCACCCATCAGAAGGGGGATTCTCAGGAATTCGACCAGGGTTTTGCCCAGATTGATAAAGCTCTTTCGAACGATCGAATCGACCGTTGATGAGGGATGACGCCGTTTTATCAGAGGCATAGCGCGCGAGACGTTCCGCTCGGCGATCTTTCGGCGCGACCTGACGATGTGGTAGGCTAGAAGACCCAATCGAGCGCCGAAGGCCATCGCCTCGGCCTCTGACATCTTCAAAACGATCGATTTGAGGGATCGAACGAGGAGGTATGAAAAGGAGGGCAGGCGTTTCGCCCGGAACGCCTGCCCCTTGCGGGTCATGACTTCCTTCTCACCACCGTTTTGAGGAGTTGAGCATCCGCCGTGTAGACCTCAATGAGGATGGGCATCCGTCCGAGGGCGTGAGTTGAACATGAGAGACATGGGTCATAACATCGTATCGCCGCCTCAACGCGGTTGAGCATCCCCTCGGTGAGGTTGTTTCCGTCCACGAAAGCCTTAGCCACCATCTCAACGGAATGGGACATCGCCCAGTTGTTATGCCCCGTGGCGACGATCAGGTTAACCTTCAGCAGCTTTCCGGTCTCATCCGTGACGTAATGATGGAAGAGCGTTCCGCGCGGCGCCTCTATCACGCCCACGCCCTCACCCGTTATCTCCGTTGACTCGGCTCGGATATCCGTGGACAGCACATCGGGGTCCTCAAGTATCTCCCTCGCCCTTTCAAGGGCGTAGAGGACCTCGATGAGCCTGGCATAATGGTAGTACAGCGATTGGGTGACCGGCCTGCCGCCGTTGAGCGATCTGAAGAGCTCGAACTCCTTCTGCGCCTCGGGCGTGGAGATCCTATCGGCGGCGTTCAACCTGCCCAGCGGCCCCACCCTGTAAACCCCATCGGGCCATCCAAGCTTTTTGTAGAAGGGGAACTTCAGATATGTCCAGTCCTCGACGTGTTCGGCGATGTAGTCGAGGTAATCCCTCCCGTCGAACTGTTCCAGCCTGTTGCCGTCCTTATCGACAAGCCTCACCTGACCGTCATACAGCTCCAAGGCGTCATCCCTGACCAGCCCCATATATCCGGAATCGAAGTTGGCGAATTTGTCCACAAAATCTGCGTTTTTCTCGAGCCATCCCTTGGCGATCTCGATCCCCTCATGCGCATAGGAGATCATCTCATCTATCTGGCTCAGCATCTGATCCCTTTCATTGACCCTCAACGCCCTGTTGACGCCTCCCGGGACGGCGAAGATGGGATGGATCCGTTTCTCCCCGAGGATACGGATGATCTCCTGACCGAACTTCCGGAGTTTAATAGCCTTCAGGCCCAGATCGGGGTTTTTCTGTATGATCCCGATGACGTTTCGTATCTTCGGATCGGCGTCGAAGCCGAACAACAGATCGGGCGCGGCGAGGTGGAAGAAGTGCATCGAGTGCGACTGTATCACCTGGCCCATGTGCATCAGCTCGCGAAGCAGTTGAGCGGGTCTGGGAGGTTGGACGCCTATTATCTCATCGCACGCCTTGGCCGATGCGAGATGATGCGATACGGGACATATGCCGCAGATGCGCGGGGTTATCTGGGGCATCTCGAAGAACATGCGTCCCTCGCTGAACTTCTCGAATCCCCTGAACTGATCCACGTGGAAGTAGGCCCTGTCGACCTTGCCCTCATCGTCCAGGTGTATCGTCACCCTTGCGTGGCCCTCTATCCTGGTTATGGGTTCTATGGTAACTTTGAAGCCCATGGTCCCTCCTCCTCAGTCATATCTCAAGTTCTCGCCCGCCAGCACGGGCGTTCTGCCTTCGATGAGCTCCTTGAGGACGAAATAGATCGCGTCGGCGGAGGGGGGACAACCGGGCAGGTGCACGTCCACATCGACGACCTGATTGACCGGCTTGATCTTCTCCAGCAATTTCCCGAGCTCGTCGGAGGAGGGCACTATCCCGTCCTGCGTACTTTCCGTCTCGATATAACCGCGCCTTAAAACCTCATCCACGTCGAAAAGGTTCCTCATGGCGCATATACCCCCGAAGACGGCGCAGTCACCGATCGCTATGAGTATCTTACACCGGCTGCGCATCAGCTTTGCGGCCTCCTCCTGATGTGTGTTGCCCACCGCACCGGTAAGTATTCCGACGTCGACCCCCTCTTCAGGGGGATGTTTGAGATCGGTTATCGGGCTGGAGGTGAACTCCACATAATCCAGCAGTTCAACGAGCCTCTCGTCTATGTCAAGCAGAGACATATGGCATCCCGAACATACCTCTAGCCAGTCGGTTGCGATTTTTATCTTGCCCATCGCGAAAGCCTCCTGCGGATATTTCCGGCTATCTCCTCATCCCTCATCACGCCCTCCGGCGGCTCGACGGCAGCAGTGAGTTTGAGTTCCCTGCCCTCTGTGTTGATATAGGTGCCGCTGCGCTCACACCAGATGGGCGAGGGAAGGATCAGATCGGCCTCCTGGAGGATCGGATCGTAATAGCTCGATATCACCGCCGAGAAGGAGGCGGAGCTCAAAAGCTCGCCCAGGGCCTCGGTGGGAGGCTCGTCGGCCAGCAGAACCAGCACCATCCCATCCGTCGATATGGCTGAGCCTGAGGGGATGCCGACGGCCTCTAATCCTCTGGCGTTTGAACCCTCAACTAAGGAGATCCGCCTGCTTCGCCCCCTCACACGTCGGAAAAGCTCGATCAGGTTGGGATCGGACTGAGGCCCGTAGAGGATCACGGCGTTGGACGCCTGGTTCAACAGCTCCTCCAACCTGGCTCTTTCCTCCGGCTCGATCCTCTCAGAGGCCCTCTCCTCGACCGTCCTTCCGATGGGACCGATGGCGATAAGCTTAGCGCCCTTAAGCGCCGATCTCTTGACGAAGGAACCCGCCACCCTGAATTCCTCATCCAGATCGGCCCCTGTGACGAAGATATAATCGGCCTCATCGATATCCCTCAGTCTGCCCTCTCCTCGCTCGATCGTCGGGGGAGTCAAGGCGAAGGTGTCTGAGCCGAAGATCCCTTTGAAGGCGGACGCCGCCTCGACGGTGGCTCTGGCCGAGATGAGGGCGAGCTTTCGATCGCTTCCCGCTATCCGGTCGGCGATCGTTTCGAACGCCTCATCCCAGCTTATCTCCTGTAAGGTCGAAAGATCTTTCGCCTCTCCAACCTTCATCATAGGTGATGTGATTCGTTCTTTGGATATGTAGAGCGGCTCGAACCTCCCTGCCACGCAGAGCACGCCGCCATTTGGCTCGGCATCCCAATTACCCTCGATCCTGACCGGATGTCCGTCGCGTGAGAGGACCTTGATCCCGCATCCGATGCTGCAGAAGGTGCAGAACGTCTCCGTCTCCTGCAGATCCTTCCGCTTGCCGATATAAGCGCTCTTTTTATCCACGAGAGCCCCTGTGGGACAGACCTGCAGGCACGTGCCGCATGAGGTACAGGAGGATTCGCCGAACGGCGTGTCCAGGTCGGCGATTACCATCGTGTCGGCGCCCCTGTCCTTGACCCCCAGGACGGCGTGTCCTGCCAGCTCCTCGCATGCCCTGATACATCTACGGCAGAGGATGCACCTGTTTTGATCGAATATGAAATAATCCCTGCTCGTATCGACGGGGAGTTTCGGCCAGGCGAAGCTGTATCTGATGTAATCTATCCCGTGCTGGTATGCCAGATCCTGTAGCTCGCAGTCCCCGCTCATCTCGCAGAACATGCAGAAATGGTTTCTCTCGGACAGGATGAGCTCCAGGTTCGATCTTCTGAAGCGGTACAGCCTCTCGTTGTTGGTCTCGATCACCATTCCGTCTTCGGCCGGCGTCGTGCAGGCTGGCATCAGGCCCCTTGCGCCTTCGATCTCGACGACGCACATCCTGCAGGAGCCTCTGTTGGAAAGGCCCTTATAGTGGCAGAGCGTGGGAATGTGAATTCCGTTCTTCTCGCAGACCTCAAGTATGGTGTCGCCGAGTTCCCCTTCAACCTTTCTGCCATCTATCGTAAGTGTTATCTTGGCCATCTTCTCACCTCACTCCCCGACCGGTTCGAGGTCGCATCTGAGGCATCTGCGAGCCTCGTTTTGAGCGATGATCTCGTTTGGAAAACCGAGTTCGACCTCGCGGAAGTCGCTGATTCTCACCTCGGGGGCCAGGATCGACGCCTTAGCCCTCGGTCTTTCAGCGTCCTCCGGGGCCATTTCAAATTCGCCGACCCTTTCGGGACGTTCCATAGGTTTAGCGGGCTCGAGCAGATCCATCCCGCGCAGGTATCTATGGATGGCTTTGGCGACTTTATTGCCCTGGCCGACGGCGGAGACGACGCTGGCCGGCCCCGTCACGGCGTCTCCTATGGCGAAGACCCCCTCCTGGGTGGTGAGGAACGTCCGTCGATCGACCTTGAAGGTGCCGTCCCTCTCCAGCTCTATCCCATCTTCCTCCCGCAGGAAGGAGGTATCGGCCGATTGCCCGATGGTTGGGATCAGAAGATCGACGTCCAACACGAACTCCGCGCCCTCTATCGGGAAGGGCCGTTTGCGCGCCGATGAGTCGAAGGAGGGTCTTCTCCTCTCGTCCTCGAGCTTCATGAGCTGACACCTGATCCCCGTCACCTCTCCATCGCCCAACACCTCGATCGGCGTCACGAGGAAGTGGATTTTAACGCCCTCCTCCTCGGCGGCGCTAACCTCCTCTTTCACAGCCGGCATGTCCTCCCTTCTGCGTCTGTAGAGTATATGCACCTCGGATGCGCCGAGCCTCAGTAGGGATCTTGAGACGTCTATCGCCACGTCCCCTCCTCCGATCACGGCCGCCCGTTTGCCCCTGACGAAGCTCATATCCTCGCCGAGGTTTATCCTCTTGAGGAAATCCACGCCGTGGATGACTCCCTCTTTATCCTCACCCGGTATGTTGAGCTTTCGGCTGCTGTGTGCCCCGATCGCCAGAAGGACGGCGTCATATCGCTCCCTCAGCTCTTTCAGGGACACATCCCTGCCCAGAGCGGTCTCGGTTTTGACGTCTATCTTACCTATCCTCAGGATGGAGTCAATCTCATTTCGAAGGACGTCTTTTGGGAGTCGATATTCCGGTATTCCGACGGCCATCATGCCGCCTAACACCGGCAACGCCTCATATATCGTGACGTTGTATCCGAGTTGGGCCAGTCTCAAGGCGGCGGTGAGACCTCCCGGACCTCCTCCGACGACGGCCACCTTTTCCTCCTTATCCGGCTCTATCTGTTTCGGAGTCCACGGCCTGGATTCGCGGTCGGCCATGAACCGTTTGAGCTGCCTTATGGCGACCGGCTCGTCCAGCTCTCCCCTTCTACAACGGCTCTCACAGAAGGCCGGACATACCCTGCCACAGATGGAGGGGAACGGGTTGGCCTGGCGATGAACCTCCAGCGCCTCGTCGTATTTACCCTCGGCGATCAGGGAGACGTAGACGGGCACGTTCACCTCGGCGGGGCAGGCGTTTCGACATGGGGCGGGCACAAGCGCGGCACAGGTTCCGGCGGGGCAGCGCTTATCTATGATATGTGCGAGATATTCGTCCCTGAAGTAGCGCAACGTGGTCAGGACGGGGCTGGGGGTGAGCTGTCCGAGGGCACAGAGGGAGCCTTCACGCATGGTGTTGGCGATATCCTCGATCATCTCCAGATCCTTCAACCTTCCCTCGCCGCGGGTGATCCTGTTGAGGATCTCGAGCAACTTCTGTCCGCCTATCCGGCATGGAGGGCACTGTCCGCAGGATTCAGCCGTCGCGAACTGGAGGAAGAAGCGCGCCAGCTCCACCATACACGTCGTCTCGTCCACGACGATCATGCCGCCTGAGCCCATCGTCGCGCCGGCGGCCTTGAGCGAGTCGTAATCCACCGGCGTGTTGAGGAACTCCGCCGGCAGACACCCTCCCAGAGGTCCGCCAGTCTGAACGGCCTTGAACTTCCTCCCCTTGGCGATTCCGCCGCCGATGTCGAAGATTATCTCGCCCAGCGTTATGCCCATGGGCACCTCGACCAGGCCGGTGTTGTTCACCCTGCCGGTGAGGGCGAAGACGGCCGTCCCCTTGCTTCTTTCGGTGCCCATGCTAGCGAACCAGTCGGCGCCTCTGAGGATGATCTTGGGAACGGTAGCATAGCTCTTGACGTTGTTGATGTTCGTAGGTTTGCCCCATAACCCCGAGGTGGCCGGGAACGGAGGACGAGGTCTCGGCTCCCCACGTCTCTCCTCGATCGAGGCCAGCAGTGCCGTCTCCTCCCCGCAGACGAAGGCGCCTGCGCCCTCTTTGATCTCGATGTCGAACGAGAAATCCGTGCCCAGGATGTTCTCGCCCAGGAGACCGTACTCCCGTGCCTGTGCGATGGCGATCCTTAACCGTTCGATCGCCAGCGGATATTCGGCTCGACAGTAGATATATCCCTTCTGCGCCCCTATGGCGTATCCGGCTATGAGCATGCCCTCAAGGAGCGAGTGCGGATCGCCCTCGATCAAGGATCTGTCCATGAAGGCTCCGGG from Candidatus Poribacteria bacterium encodes the following:
- a CDS encoding glycosyltransferase family 2 protein, yielding MVMKELFVSIVIPVFNERDSLEPLMARINHVLKEMKVNYEVLFVDDGSTDGSFEVLCKLRERNPGVGIIQLRRNFGKSAALSAGFWAAQAPVIVTMDADLQDRPEEIPKLLAKLEEGYDMVLGWRKNRRDKIFKRWSSKVFNSVVSALSGVKLHDMNTGLKAMRREVAQELTLYGELHRFLPVLAQWEGFKVTEVEVKHSPRIYGRSKYGIGKLIRSALDFLTVLLHTRYSRRPLHFFGGIGLAIGSAGIGICLYLLSLRLLYGSILHRYPLLIGGVMLAIVGMQMISIGLLGEMIIRERRPIIPPIRKTFPPNQNAFAKPSQRQP
- a CDS encoding glycosyltransferase, encoding MRNRYPFVSIIIPTFNSGRYLRRCLNSLLALDYPKYEVIVVDEGSTDETLKIACSFPVRVLRKRKKNPAASRNLAASMAKGDILVFLDSDCEVNPSWLSSLVKVFLDGNGKVGIAGGPDIAPSDQSLWGRCVDYAVTSFVGTGGVRRGGRWRLAPYYPRGCNMAIPRFVFQEVEGFDESFDLGEDTEIAYRIHRKGYEIKYVPDAIVAHWRREGLKAFLTQIWGRGVSRVALGHKHRSLNCLAYKIPSILLIIFLALALASLVSESARRILITLSISYTGVLVASGIDGAIRLKGAGAIFLIPVIITLQHFTYGLAYLTAILKPLFRMFKETENEGNYHRSKTSSGIPNRNHHPRSSHKKNG
- a CDS encoding flippase-like domain-containing protein; protein product: MKGIIIVLKQAAGYLIGIIILALLIRKTGEGYSEIRSLVEHADYLGLIGSTFLLIGALILHGLGWKLTIELVGSRIQMKKAVMIWIVSQIMRYLPGKLWMPLCKLYLTQRAGVPRNPTLIGITLEFSYLIASGLTIGACSPLGIKILSHFTSLPYLFWTLPLALLLLPLLAKKVFEAFLYSKDLRLLADIKAGSLIVLFGFFLMLWAVQGIAFYFFANALLTAGSVGVTLSIPVYSLSCVMGTLSFIAPAGLGIREGILTILLSSFIPVSSAASISIATRIWSIGTETICAAFALIGILSFLAGREKRIQGA
- a CDS encoding lysophospholipid acyltransferase family protein; this encodes MTRKGQAFRAKRLPSFSYLLVRSLKSIVLKMSEAEAMAFGARLGLLAYHIVRSRRKIAERNVSRAMPLIKRRHPSSTVDSIVRKSFINLGKTLVEFLRIPLLMGERIYLKIRPSGMEHLYRSLEKGRGVILFIPHMGNWELLAPFYGATLTRKAVVVFPLKNPELDELVESHRGIFGLEIIPKRGAARHVLRKLRENYVVGLLADQNAGREGVFVEFFGQLASCARGPVAFAIKTGAALHISADIRQPDDTHIITVSEPIDLKLSGDMEKDVRANTERLMRMLEELICRYPDQWLWVHNRWKTKPDPRWIERRKKRREVSMDQ
- a CDS encoding Ni/Fe hydrogenase subunit alpha: MGFKVTIEPITRIEGHARVTIHLDDEGKVDRAYFHVDQFRGFEKFSEGRMFFEMPQITPRICGICPVSHHLASAKACDEIIGVQPPRPAQLLRELMHMGQVIQSHSMHFFHLAAPDLLFGFDADPKIRNVIGIIQKNPDLGLKAIKLRKFGQEIIRILGEKRIHPIFAVPGGVNRALRVNERDQMLSQIDEMISYAHEGIEIAKGWLEKNADFVDKFANFDSGYMGLVRDDALELYDGQVRLVDKDGNRLEQFDGRDYLDYIAEHVEDWTYLKFPFYKKLGWPDGVYRVGPLGRLNAADRISTPEAQKEFELFRSLNGGRPVTQSLYYHYARLIEVLYALERAREILEDPDVLSTDIRAESTEITGEGVGVIEAPRGTLFHHYVTDETGKLLKVNLIVATGHNNWAMSHSVEMVAKAFVDGNNLTEGMLNRVEAAIRCYDPCLSCSTHALGRMPILIEVYTADAQLLKTVVRRKS
- a CDS encoding NADP oxidoreductase encodes the protein MGKIKIATDWLEVCSGCHMSLLDIDERLVELLDYVEFTSSPITDLKHPPEEGVDVGILTGAVGNTHQEEAAKLMRSRCKILIAIGDCAVFGGICAMRNLFDVDEVLRRGYIETESTQDGIVPSSDELGKLLEKIKPVNQVVDVDVHLPGCPPSADAIYFVLKELIEGRTPVLAGENLRYD
- a CDS encoding (2Fe-2S)-binding protein, with protein sequence MAKITLTIDGRKVEGELGDTILEVCEKNGIHIPTLCHYKGLSNRGSCRMCVVEIEGARGLMPACTTPAEDGMVIETNNERLYRFRRSNLELILSERNHFCMFCEMSGDCELQDLAYQHGIDYIRYSFAWPKLPVDTSRDYFIFDQNRCILCRRCIRACEELAGHAVLGVKDRGADTMVIADLDTPFGESSCTSCGTCLQVCPTGALVDKKSAYIGKRKDLQETETFCTFCSIGCGIKVLSRDGHPVRIEGNWDAEPNGGVLCVAGRFEPLYISKERITSPMMKVGEAKDLSTLQEISWDEAFETIADRIAGSDRKLALISARATVEAASAFKGIFGSDTFALTPPTIERGEGRLRDIDEADYIFVTGADLDEEFRVAGSFVKRSALKGAKLIAIGPIGRTVEERASERIEPEERARLEELLNQASNAVILYGPQSDPNLIELFRRVRGRSRRISLVEGSNARGLEAVGIPSGSAISTDGMVLVLLADEPPTEALGELLSSASFSAVISSYYDPILQEADLILPSPIWCERSGTYINTEGRELKLTAAVEPPEGVMRDEEIAGNIRRRLSRWAR